A genomic region of Desulfotomaculum sp. contains the following coding sequences:
- a CDS encoding 2-oxoacid:ferredoxin oxidoreductase subunit beta, with protein sequence MPLADYRQYLAMDRLPSIWCPGCGNGVALKALALALAELEIPPDKTLLANGIGCSGRVGDYVRCHRFHGTHGRTLAFVTGIKLVRPEIKAVCLLGDGDCSAIGMSHFIHTARRNVDIATIVVNNFNYGMTGGQFSPLSPHNVITSTSRSGKAEPDIDMCRLADLAGANYVSRTTIYHVVEMKNFIKEALGKKGFSFVEIISPCPTYYARYNEIGDVIKQLEWMKDKFVPIENYNQMKDAEKENFSWRGRLTDRDLPDLLSAYTRE encoded by the coding sequence ATGCCTTTAGCTGATTACAGGCAATATCTGGCGATGGATCGCCTGCCCAGCATCTGGTGTCCGGGCTGCGGCAACGGTGTGGCGCTCAAGGCTTTAGCCCTGGCCCTTGCCGAATTGGAGATACCGCCGGATAAAACACTTCTGGCCAACGGAATAGGCTGCTCCGGAAGAGTCGGCGATTATGTGCGCTGCCACCGTTTCCACGGCACCCACGGAAGAACTCTGGCCTTTGTTACCGGAATCAAACTCGTCCGCCCGGAGATTAAGGCCGTCTGCCTCCTCGGAGACGGCGATTGTTCCGCCATCGGCATGAGCCACTTCATTCATACCGCAAGGCGCAACGTAGATATTGCAACGATAGTTGTCAACAACTTCAACTACGGCATGACCGGGGGGCAGTTTTCACCCCTGTCGCCTCATAACGTTATAACCAGTACCTCCCGCTCCGGAAAAGCCGAGCCCGACATAGATATGTGCAGGCTTGCCGACCTGGCGGGAGCCAATTATGTATCCCGGACAACTATTTACCACGTTGTTGAAATGAAGAATTTTATCAAAGAGGCTCTCGGGAAAAAAGGCTTCTCCTTCGTGGAAATCATTTCACCCTGCCCAACGTACTATGCCAGATACAATGAAATAGGCGATGTAATCAAGCAGTTAGAGTGGATGAAAGATAAGTTTGTCCCCATTGAAAACTACAATCAAATGAAAGATGCTGAAAAAGAAAATTTCTCCTGGCGCGGAAGATTGACCGACAGAGATCTTCCCGACCTGCTGTCAGCATACACTAGGGAGTAG